The Dendropsophus ebraccatus isolate aDenEbr1 chromosome 2, aDenEbr1.pat, whole genome shotgun sequence DNA segment CCTATAGGGGGgcctggctactggggagacAACTTACTGGGGGACATGGTTACTGGGGAGACTACCTATTGGGGAGACCACCTACAGGGGAacctggctactggggagacTACCTTCGGGGGGGCCTGGATACTGaggagactacctacagggggacctTGCTACTGGGGAGAATACCTACAGGGGGACCTGGCTACTAGGGAGACCAGCTACAGGGGGACCTGACTACTTGGAGGACCTGGCTGCTGGGGACAGTTCCTATagggggacctggctactggggagacAACCTACAGGAGGACCTGGCTGCTGGGGAGACAACCTATagggggacctggctactggggagacAACCTACAGgaggacctggctactggggagacAACCTACAGGGGGACCTGACTACTGGGGAGACTTTCTATAGGGGGACCTTGCTACTGGGGAGATAACCTAcagggggaactggctactggGGAGACTTCCTACAGGAGGAACTAGCTACCGGGGAGACTTCCTATAGGGGGACCTAGCTACTGGGGAGACAACCTGCAGGGGGACTTGGCTACTAGGGACGCTACCTGTCTCTCAAGACTTCATTCCCTATTTGACCCCTCTGTCTCTCTCAGTCCCCTCTTGACTTTCCACCAGTGTTACCTCAAAGCAGCCATCTCTTTCTGTAACATATTTTGGTTGGGGCTATTTCCCAACTGAGAAAAGCCCACATATTTCTTAAACTCCAGAATTGCTTGTTCCACACCggagactggtcacatgggcatgacatcaCTGGAGACTGGTCACATGGACATGACATCACTGGAGGTCTCTAAGTCCACTAGGAAATAAAACGCACCATCACACAATGCAATGCTGTCCTGGCCTTTACACAAATTCAAAGCAAAAGCATGGCCGCTTACACCCCCCTCACTACTATCTGCCCCTGTCAACCACAACCCCTTATTCCTTATATCTCTAGGACATCGTCCCTGCAGCTGAAGGATGAGATACATGACTTATGGGGAAATTACGTATAATCATCAGTGTTGTGTCACAATCAAAAGGTAACTGCAATATCCTAAGACACTGAGAATGTCGCCATCTTTCAGGAATATGAAGAAACAGACAAAAAATATAAGAGAGGAGCCGAGCGAGAACAGACAGATCCTGATCAAGAAGCCAAGATGCTGGGCTGGAGGCTGTCTCTGCTGCTCCTCGCTGCTGTCACATTAAGCGGTCATCTCTCCGCGGAGCCTGATGTCCTGGAGGAGAAATCTATAAGAGATATCGTCCACCTCTATAATCAGAGGGAAGGGGTCACATACTTATACAGAGCCCTGGAGCAGCTCTCCGCTCTTCCACTGGAGGTAAGACCACAGAATGGAGGACTACCCATAATGCATTTCATTTGTCTATTAAATTACTACATATAAAGCTGCATTCAGATATACAGGGAGCTTATTGTAAGCTTAAAcagtcactgtcgtgttttttttttttttccagaaatcaatagtccaggtgattttaagaaactttgtaattgggtttattaggcaaatatgccattatctgcatttaaaaatccttttcccaggccccccctcctccctcctcttttccgttcactgcaaaatatcaggaaattgtgacttgttgcatcagacacaaccctgtctgttctatagagaggggaggggggaggagggagttagtcggcagcagagagcagaagaacaaaggattacaggcgcggagctgggtgacagctgtattcagaggtcagagaggtcagtgctgactgtcagaggagatagctgggtcatgtagttgtaaattaactctttgttgtcttgttttggggtctcatttccctctctccagaggagaacaataaagacaggggagagagctttaaactgctttttcatgataaaaattcattttttggctaataaacgcaattacaaagtttttttaaattttttttaaagacagtgacactttaattctaAGTGAACTATGGGCAGCATGAAACACTAAGAGGATTGCTCAGTACAATCATATTGTTTATGCGGGGTGCAGTGAATTGGGCTCCTAATCATTGGCGTTCTCCTCTGTGTTTTCCCCTGGCCCTATAGTCACATCCCACACACACCGAGGCTGCAGTGCCACCCGCAGTCTCCTAAGGGAACTGCTTCTAGCTGAGTGGAAAGTTCCAGTAAGGGGTGGAGCTATGTTTCCAAGCTCTCTATGGAAAccgagctgtgacaggaaaggagGATAGTAATGAGTTCCTAGTTAGCCAAggtggagttggagtcagaggGTTTTAGTTAGTAAATAGGACATGGAGTCCTTACTGACAGGATTATAAAAGGAAAGAGTAAGAGGAAAGGGAAAGCTGAGAGCCTAGACGTGAGTCCCCACCTAAGCATCCATACCATTACCCAGGGAGAATTCATCAAAGTACCCACAGTCTTTATCTAGGATCTGTCATGATTGGCTTCAGGCCCGGCCTGGATATCCAGTAAAGCCCATGTCTCACTGTAtagtacaggggtagggaaccttggctctccgactgttgcaaaactacaactcccatcatgcctggacagccaaagttttcaaTAGCTGGAGAGAAAAAGGTTCCCTTCCCCTGGTATAGGGAATCTCTTAGCTGGCAGACATCTTAGGCTGTCAGCCATTACATCTTTATGACAAGACTGTACTGTGTAACCTTGACAACCTTAGCAGCTTTCAGTAAAGTTTACCATATGTCTCAAGCACTACTACGCTTATCGTTGTCTGgttttcttaggctatgttcacactatgtaaaacaacggccgtagtccttgccgtaaaactacggccgttgttttgaggttccctattatgactgcaatgtaactacggccgtcgAATGCACACTAcctatcagataacggccgttgtatatacggccccgtgaaaaatgaacatgtcaatttttcccgCCCGTTAATGCTGCAACAACAACAGCCGTGGATAGCGTTGTAATAAGAGAATATATTTCTCCTAAAACGTAGAAAGGATCACAATGAATCTTGTTCAATCATGGAATATACTGTATTCACAATCAGCAAGGATATGATGAGAAAAATATATCACAGAAGAGTCGataatgtatctgtatatatcaaTAAACTTGTTACAGGAGGATGAAGAGCCAAAGAGAAGAAAAGTCATCATCAGAGAGACTGTGTGCCCCAAATCTGAGAACACTGATATATCCAAATGTGATTTCAAGGCAGACGGAGTAAGTATCAATATAAGAAGAAaactacaagaatataactactagaatactgcccctatatacaggaatataactactataatactgctcctatatacaagaatataaccactctaatactgctcctatatacaagaatataactactctaatactgctcctatatacaggaatataactactataatactgctcctatatacaagaatataactactataatactgctcctatatacaagaatataactactataatactgctcctatatacaagaatataactactataatactgatcctatatacaggaatataactactataatgatacGGGGTGAGAGCTGGATGGCTGGCACTACGGGGAATCACACGCTGTGAGCAGTACTATGAACGGCTAGCTCCTACCTGGATGTGATTACGGCTAGTGGAGGTGCTCAGCGCCAAAGAAAAACAGTCCAGCATGGAACAGGTAGAGAAaaagaggcggtcactcaccacttgTTGTGCCGAAAAAAGAGTCCTTTATTTATCCAGGAATGAAcgtagcagggaagggggaaggtggaggagcgggtgcaatcagacatTGCACCCAcaattgcacccgctcctccaccttcccccttccctgctacgTTCATTCCTGGATAAATAAAGGACTCTTTTTTCGGCACAAcaagtggtgagtgaccgcctctttTTCTCTACCTgttccataactactataatactgctcctatatacaagaatataactactctaatactgctcctatatacaagaatataactactataatactgctcctatatacaagaatataactactgtaatactgcccctatatacaggaatataactattataatactgcccctatatacaagaatataactactataatactgctcctatattcaagaatataactactgtaatactgctcctatatacaagaatataactactataatactgctcctatatacaggaatataacaactgtaatactgcccctatatacaggaatataactactataatactgctcctatatacaagaatataactactataatactgctcctatatacaagaatataactactataatactgctcctatatacaggaatataactactataatactgcccctatatacaataatataactactataataaacaTCAGTAGAAACAGTAAAGCGCACTCACCATCCAGGCTGAAGTTGCGATCATTTATTTCATATAGAAGTCCATAAATACATAGGAGAGGGAGTGCAGGTTGGCGTCTTAACAGCGAAGAGCCGTTTTTGCGTCACATGACGCTTCTTCCGGCTGTGGACAGCCAGAAGAAGTGTCACGTAATGTGAAAAAAATACtgctttatttttgtgttttgcaGGATGTGAAGATCTGTTCTCTGGATCGGGGTGATGAGGATATTATCTGTACCAGTGTATACAAGGTGACACAATCAGTCTCGTTCTGTAGTGTTGTACCATCCTTATTTTTTAAAGGTGTAATCTGGCAAATACAAATATTTTTGTTTCCATATCTTTCATAGAGGTATATCACAGTGTTACATACATACTAGCATTAATATACCTCAGTGTGCCACAGCTGCAGCTCCAGTGCATTCTATTAACATCAGGAGAGGCTGAGAATCTGCAGACAGCAGTGGTAATGATATATAACCATCCTGGGACCAGGGCttgggcagccctgcagttcctgacacaaccattggtggcagcagaggacgaTGTCACCACTTACTACTTTACTACTGTAAAaacaatatttacattttttttttagtgaagttAGATGAATGTAtgaaagaaacataaaaaaaaaattattttctggaaaacccctctaaggctttattacatggggtgatggtGATTGGCATAAATCTTAATATGTTCCCCTCCAGGATGTCCGTGTGAAGAGATCCAGTAGAAGACCCTGCACGGGGAGGAAATGTCGGCCCTGGCTGGCTGGAGGTTCTACTCTCATCGGACGACCAGCGAATAACAACAATAGAGCTGGCATCATCTGGGTATAAAGATCCTGAGATTACAGCTCCGGATACtataacaggatgagatacaACACACAGTGACACGATGTAGCAGTGACATAATGTAGTGGTGACACAATATAGTGGTGACACCATATCGCAGTTTATTACCTCTTCTCAGTCGCCTCTCCCCATTCTGCACATGGTCTCTGGGATCCCAGATCTTCTCTCTGTAGAATGTGCTGATTTCCTTCTGTTACAGATAATGGATAAAATGATAGAAATAAACTGAGCTACAAATAATATTCAAAGTTTTCTTCACAAGAAATTAAAggaggtgatgatgatgatgatggatggatggtagagaggaggaggaggatagataATGATGGCGATAATAATGATGATGTGAGGATGGAAGATGAGTGATGATAATATCAATGATAATATCAAGGACTAAGAATGTTGGTGATGCAGCCATGATGAGAATTGGGTGGCTGGTCTTACCATACACACCCAGGGGAGGATGGATGATAGTGAGGAGCTGGATAGATGATGAGGATGGATGATAGTGAGGAGCTGGATAGATGAGGAGGATGTATGATGATGCAGGGAGATTAAATGATGCTGGTGATGAGAGGATGGATGATAGGGAGAAGGATGATGGGAAATGGATGATGGTGAAAGAATGGTGGATGGTAGTGAGAAGGAAGAGTACCGGAGAGGCCAATAATCTGTGCGTGTGCAGC contains these protein-coding regions:
- the LOC138784856 gene encoding cathelicidin-6-like, with the translated sequence MLGWRLSLLLLAAVTLSGHLSAEPDVLEEKSIRDIVHLYNQREGVTYLYRALEQLSALPLEEDEEPKRRKVIIRETVCPKSENTDISKCDFKADGDVKICSLDRGDEDIICTSVYKDVRVKRSSRRPCTGRKCRPWLAGGSTLIGRPANNNNRAGIIWV